The following proteins are co-located in the Candidatus Methanogranum gryphiswaldense genome:
- a CDS encoding recombinase family protein: MRAAIYVRVSTEEQALEGYSLDAQTSILKDYCISEDWEIESIYCDDGYSGTNVKRPAYQRMMSEFDKWDVILVLKMDRIHRNSRNFMNMMDELNKQDKKFVSCMESLDTTNALGRFVVDMIQRLAQLESEQIGERTYMGMKEKAETLHNSPDVNKTLGFNPPYGYDMVDGILFSVPEEIEVVGSIFHSYSEGSTLDKISFDLNRNGTLTRHGNPWNTYNLRNILHNPIYAGYMRWDDILIRHFTQIAVNPQEYNCVQRLMASKVQDPKRRNVELIPEDEFW, from the coding sequence ATGAGAGCTGCCATTTATGTAAGGGTCTCCACCGAGGAACAGGCCCTAGAAGGATATTCTCTTGATGCTCAGACCTCTATACTGAAAGATTATTGCATCTCAGAGGATTGGGAGATCGAGAGCATATATTGTGATGATGGTTACTCTGGGACTAATGTAAAACGTCCTGCATATCAGAGGATGATGTCCGAATTCGATAAGTGGGACGTGATCCTCGTTCTAAAGATGGACAGGATACATAGGAACAGTCGTAATTTCATGAATATGATGGACGAACTTAACAAGCAGGATAAGAAGTTCGTATCATGCATGGAATCATTGGACACGACGAATGCTTTAGGAAGATTCGTTGTGGATATGATACAGAGGTTGGCACAATTGGAGAGTGAACAGATAGGGGAAAGGACATATATGGGTATGAAGGAGAAGGCAGAGACACTTCATAATTCTCCGGATGTCAATAAGACCCTAGGATTCAATCCGCCTTATGGTTACGATATGGTCGACGGCATACTATTTTCGGTACCTGAAGAGATCGAGGTTGTTGGCAGCATATTCCACTCGTATTCTGAAGGAAGCACTTTGGACAAGATTTCATTCGATCTTAACAGGAATGGAACATTGACAAGACATGGGAATCCATGGAACACATATAACCTTAGGAACATATTGCACAATCCCATATATGCTGGGTATATGAGATGGGATGATATTTTGATAAGGCATTTCACTCAAATTGCAGTAAATCCTCAAGAATATAATTGTGTACAAAGGTTGATGGCATCAAAAGTACAAGACCCAAAAAGGAGAAATGTGGAATTAATTCCTGAAGATGAATTCTGGTAA
- a CDS encoding 2-amino-3,7-dideoxy-D-threo-hept-6-ulosonate synthase: MSGKNIRIERIIDRESGNAVIVPMDHGISIGPIPGLIDMKQTVSDVVEGGATAVLMHKGIVPQGHRTSGNDVGLILHLSASTDIGVNSTNKVLVATVEEALKLGADAVSMHINVGAENEPQMIKDLGMVSGQCTEWGMPLIAMAYPRGPTIKNSFDPVAVAHAARVATELGADIVKCSYTGDIDSFRKVVKGAMVPVVIAGGPKINSDLDLLNMVHDSLEAGGHGVSIGRNIFQHKDVKGIMSAISDIVLHEATVEEAVKHLKQ, encoded by the coding sequence ATGTCTGGAAAGAACATCAGAATTGAAAGAATAATCGACAGGGAAAGCGGGAATGCGGTCATTGTGCCAATGGACCACGGCATCAGCATCGGACCCATACCGGGCCTGATCGACATGAAACAGACGGTCAGCGATGTCGTCGAAGGAGGTGCCACTGCCGTCCTAATGCACAAAGGAATAGTTCCACAAGGACACAGGACATCGGGAAACGATGTGGGCCTCATTCTGCACCTCTCAGCCTCAACAGATATAGGTGTGAATTCCACCAACAAAGTACTCGTCGCAACAGTGGAAGAAGCACTGAAGCTAGGTGCCGATGCAGTATCGATGCACATAAACGTCGGTGCAGAGAACGAACCTCAGATGATCAAAGACCTAGGCATGGTCTCTGGACAATGCACGGAATGGGGAATGCCCCTTATTGCGATGGCATACCCACGCGGTCCCACGATCAAGAATTCATTTGACCCAGTTGCAGTAGCTCATGCTGCAAGGGTGGCCACAGAACTAGGTGCAGACATAGTGAAATGCAGTTACACCGGTGATATAGACTCCTTCAGAAAGGTCGTTAAAGGGGCAATGGTCCCTGTAGTGATAGCTGGCGGGCCTAAGATCAATTCAGATCTTGATCTCCTCAACATGGTCCACGACTCACTCGAGGCAGGCGGACACGGTGTATCCATAGGAAGGAACATATTCCAGCACAAGGACGTCAAAGGCATTATGAGCGCGATTTCAGATATCGTACTTCACGAAGCGACCGTCGAAGAAGCGGTAAAACATCTCAAACAATAA
- a CDS encoding GyrI-like domain-containing protein, giving the protein MEIKTVDREEVKLIGYYVNTKNGFFKIPRMWHKLNKNKDKIKNRTDINYLVGVNDYSKRSPQDKPWVFDSYAMVEVSSFDDIPADMTKLELSANKYAVFSLKARSKDPLESTFENIYKKSLPDSGHIRDEKVAYDMTFYCEAVDENGESDIEIWIPIVE; this is encoded by the coding sequence ATGGAAATAAAGACCGTCGATAGAGAAGAAGTGAAACTTATTGGATATTATGTAAACACCAAAAACGGATTCTTTAAGATACCGCGGATGTGGCATAAACTCAACAAGAATAAAGACAAGATCAAGAACAGAACGGACATCAACTATCTGGTAGGTGTCAACGACTATTCAAAAAGATCACCACAGGACAAACCGTGGGTATTCGACAGCTATGCCATGGTTGAGGTCTCCTCCTTCGACGATATACCTGCCGATATGACGAAATTAGAACTATCGGCAAACAAATATGCAGTGTTCTCACTTAAAGCGCGGTCCAAAGACCCTCTTGAATCCACATTTGAGAATATATACAAAAAATCATTGCCTGATTCGGGTCACATTCGTGATGAGAAGGTAGCATACGATATGACATTCTATTGTGAGGCCGTGGATGAAAATGGAGAAAGCGACATCGAGATCTGGATACCGATTGTTGAATGA
- a CDS encoding prephenate dehydrogenase/arogenate dehydrogenase family protein — MDLELLREEILRTDMEIIDLISRRTDLAEQVGRKKIEDGLPIRNVTVEEKVVKRYRDASESSGISPDTLEKIARALIQEAVDRESLVTPHNSIKKEISIIGGGGKMGMWMANTLSSDGHTIKLIDPSLHNGLTIEDASSSDVIIVSIPIDVTEGVLEQLNGLCRDDALIFDLTSLKTPISKTLKNMAKRKKVCSLHPMFGPSARSMYGRNLIICDCRNADAVIEARELFKNKGGDIRTMDIDDHDRYMSYVLGLSHAVNIAFFTVLDRSGISYQDMCTVASTTFRKNMETNESVALEDPKLYYEIQHSNAFRDKLWDDFSKAVKDIKNASIDNDSSEFIKIMDAGREYFSR, encoded by the coding sequence ATGGACCTAGAACTGCTCAGAGAAGAGATCTTGCGTACGGACATGGAGATCATAGACCTCATTTCGAGAAGAACCGACCTGGCTGAACAGGTAGGGCGCAAGAAGATAGAGGACGGCCTCCCGATAAGGAACGTGACCGTAGAAGAAAAGGTCGTGAAAAGATACAGGGATGCATCCGAGAGCAGCGGTATATCTCCCGATACCCTCGAAAAAATCGCAAGAGCGCTCATACAGGAGGCCGTCGATAGAGAATCCCTCGTAACACCTCACAATTCTATCAAAAAAGAGATCTCCATTATCGGAGGCGGCGGAAAGATGGGGATGTGGATGGCAAACACTCTGAGTTCGGATGGACATACCATCAAACTAATAGACCCCTCCCTCCACAATGGCCTCACGATCGAAGATGCATCCTCATCAGATGTGATCATCGTCTCCATCCCCATAGACGTCACAGAAGGGGTCTTGGAACAATTGAACGGCCTGTGCCGTGATGATGCCCTGATCTTCGACCTTACATCACTCAAGACACCCATCTCGAAGACACTCAAGAACATGGCAAAAAGAAAGAAAGTATGTTCGCTACATCCGATGTTCGGACCTTCCGCCAGATCTATGTACGGAAGGAACCTAATAATATGTGACTGCAGAAATGCCGATGCTGTCATCGAGGCACGGGAACTTTTCAAGAACAAGGGCGGGGACATACGCACGATGGACATCGACGACCATGACAGATACATGTCATACGTGTTAGGACTAAGCCATGCTGTGAATATAGCATTCTTCACAGTTCTCGACAGAAGCGGCATCAGTTACCAGGATATGTGCACCGTGGCCTCGACGACATTCCGTAAGAACATGGAGACCAATGAATCGGTGGCCCTTGAGGACCCCAAACTGTACTACGAGATACAACACTCGAATGCATTCCGCGATAAACTTTGGGATGATTTCTCTAAAGCTGTAAAAGATATCAAGAATGCATCTATAGATAACGACTCCTCAGAATTCATAAAGATAATGGATGCTGGAAGAGAGTATTTCTCCCGATGA
- a CDS encoding MFS transporter, which yields MAEEKLFTRNFMILIIMGFCFSFAFLSIYICMADYVDDIFGGNATWGGVAACIFVLGAFLSRIFIARYIDVIGRKRSLFISIVMMIIANILYFFVPDFLSLCLLRIFNGFFYGFGMLAINSMVAMFVPASRRSEGIGYYMLSYTLASAIGPYLSMQFLHNGGYDSIFLMTTVVIMIPILMVGFLKVDRRIITAEERERIHELKIDNLIERSALRISLVVMVFFFAYSSVLTFVSQYGDSIGLVAATSCFFLVIAASTFISRVFVGKLADMHGENVVLIPCFIMFIVALVILSYADSALMLLVAAFMIGFGVALVNSVGQSIVIRQSRPDRYPICMSTFQIFMDMSSGFGPFVFGTLIVLYGFHDTYLIAAGLGVISLILYMYLHGFKMMKKESNC from the coding sequence ATGGCAGAGGAGAAGCTGTTCACACGCAATTTCATGATATTGATAATCATGGGATTCTGTTTCAGTTTCGCTTTCCTTTCGATCTACATATGCATGGCAGATTATGTGGACGACATCTTCGGTGGTAACGCCACTTGGGGAGGGGTTGCCGCCTGCATTTTCGTTCTGGGAGCATTTCTCTCACGTATCTTTATTGCAAGATATATCGACGTCATAGGAAGAAAAAGATCCCTTTTCATCTCGATCGTAATGATGATAATTGCAAACATCCTTTACTTCTTTGTCCCGGATTTCCTATCATTGTGTCTTTTGAGGATATTTAATGGATTTTTCTACGGTTTCGGTATGTTGGCCATCAATAGCATGGTGGCTATGTTCGTACCTGCTTCCCGCCGCAGCGAAGGTATCGGATATTACATGCTGTCCTACACTCTCGCCTCAGCGATAGGGCCGTATCTGAGCATGCAATTTTTGCATAATGGCGGATACGACTCAATATTTTTGATGACTACGGTGGTAATAATGATCCCAATACTGATGGTTGGATTCTTGAAGGTCGACCGCAGAATTATCACCGCAGAGGAACGTGAGCGTATCCATGAGTTGAAGATCGACAATCTCATTGAGAGATCTGCTTTGAGGATATCTTTGGTGGTCATGGTCTTCTTCTTTGCGTATTCCAGTGTCTTAACGTTCGTTTCTCAGTACGGTGACAGCATCGGATTGGTAGCCGCGACGTCGTGTTTCTTCTTGGTGATCGCAGCATCTACGTTCATATCTAGAGTTTTCGTAGGTAAGTTGGCCGATATGCACGGGGAGAATGTAGTTCTGATCCCATGTTTCATAATGTTCATCGTCGCCTTGGTGATACTGAGCTATGCAGATTCTGCTTTGATGCTGTTGGTGGCAGCATTCATGATCGGGTTCGGTGTAGCTCTGGTGAACTCTGTTGGACAATCGATAGTCATACGTCAGTCGAGACCGGACAGATATCCGATATGCATGTCAACATTCCAGATATTCATGGACATGTCCAGCGGGTTCGGGCCGTTCGTGTTCGGTACGCTGATAGTGCTCTACGGCTTCCATGACACATACTTGATAGCTGCAGGGTTGGGAGTTATCTCGTTGATATTGTACATGTATCTGCACGGGTTCAAGATGATGAAGAAAGAAAGCAATTGTTGA